In a genomic window of Sus scrofa isolate TJ Tabasco breed Duroc chromosome 4, Sscrofa11.1, whole genome shotgun sequence:
- the RRS1 gene encoding ribosome biogenesis regulatory protein homolog codes for MEGQSVEELLAKAERDEAEKLQRITVHKELELEFDLGNLLASDRNPPTGLRHAGPTKEAELRALARDNTQLLINQLWQLPTERVEETLVARLPEPTTRLPREKPVPRPRPLTRWQQFARLKGIRPKKKTNLVWDEVSGQWRRRWGYQRARDDTKEWLIEVPSNADPMEDQFAKRIQAKKERVAKNELNRLRNLARAHKMQLPSAAGMHPTGHQSKEELGRAMQVAKVSTASVGRFQERLPKEKAPRGSGKKRKFQPLFGDFAAEKKSQLEMLRVMNSKKPQLDVTRATNKQMREEDQEEAAKRRKMSQKGKRKGGRQGPGGKRKGGPPSQGGKRKGGVGSKMNSGPPGLGGKRKGGQHQGGKRRK; via the coding sequence ATGGAGGGCCAGAGCGTGGAGGAGCTGTTGGCAAAGGCGGAGCGGGACGAGGCGGAAAAGCTGCAGCGCATCACCGTGCACAAGGAACTAGAGCTGGAGTTCGACCTGGGTAACCTGCTGGCCTCCGACCGGAACCCCCCGACCGGGCTGCGGCATGCGGGACCCACGAAGGAGGCCGAGCTGCGAGCCCTGGCGCGGGACAACACGCAGCTGCTCATCAACCAGCTCTGGCAGCTGCCCACCGAGCGCGTGGAGGAGACGCTGGTGGCGCGGCTGCCGGAGCCCACCACTCGACTGCCGCGCGAGAAGCCGGTGCCCCGGCCGCGCCCTCTTACACGCTGGCAGCAGTTTGCGCGTCTCAAGGGCATCCGTCCTAAGAAGAAGACCAACCTGGTGTGGGACGAGGTAAGCGGCCAGTGGCGCCGCCGCTGGGGCTACCAACGGGCCCGCGATGATACCAAGGAATGGTTGATTGAGGTGCCGAGCAATGCCGACCCCATGGAGGACCAGTTCGCCAAGCGTATTCAGGCCAAGAAGGAACGGGTAGCCAAGAACGAGCTGAACCGGCTGCGTAACCTGGCCCGCGCGCACAAGATGCAGCTGCCCAGCGCGGCCGGCATGCACCCTACCGGACATCAGAGTAAGGAAGAGCTGGGCCGCGCCATGCAGGTGGCCAAGGTCTCCACCGCCTCTGTAGGGCGCTTCCAGGAGCGCCTGCCCAAGGAGAAGGCGCCCCGGGGCTCTGGCAAGAAAAGGAAGTTTCAACCCCTTTTTGGGGACTTTGCAGCTGAGAAGAAGAGCCAGTTGGAGATGTTGCGAGTAATGAACAGCAAAAAGCCTCAGCTGGACGTGACCAGAGCCACCAATAAGCAGATGAGGGAGGAGGACCAGGAAGAAGCGGctaagaggaggaaaatgagccAGAAGGGCAAAAGAAAGGGAGGCCGACAGGGTCCTGGGGGTAAGAGGAAAGGTGGCCCACCCagccagggagggaagaggaaagggggcGTGGGAAGCAAGATGAATTCCGGGCCGCCGGGCTTGGGTGGCAAGAGAAAAGGAGGGCAACAccaaggaggaaagaggaggaagtaa